One stretch of Legionella birminghamensis DNA includes these proteins:
- a CDS encoding type IV toxin-antitoxin system AbiEi family antitoxin domain-containing protein produces MTLLGFDIKIISMKLNNEMTLKDLFARPVFYAAEAREAGIHPSRLSYYVKTNRIERIGHGVYRGVESSIDADFQWEDLIIIAKSIPQGVVCLVSALALYGLTDEMPREHWIAVPHSTTAPKRDHTRIVRMRDIETGKILYPIGQETVVIFDRERTIIDAFRYLSKEIAIKALKAAASGRATKKLDIKKLQQYARQFGLNLEPYILTVTT; encoded by the coding sequence TTGACGTTATTGGGTTTTGATATTAAAATTATAAGTATGAAACTAAATAATGAAATGACATTGAAAGATCTGTTTGCAAGACCAGTCTTTTACGCCGCAGAGGCACGTGAAGCAGGTATCCATCCTAGCCGGCTCAGCTATTATGTAAAAACTAATAGGATTGAACGTATTGGTCACGGTGTTTATCGAGGTGTAGAATCCTCTATTGATGCGGATTTTCAATGGGAAGATCTGATTATCATTGCCAAAAGTATTCCACAAGGTGTGGTCTGTTTAGTCTCCGCTTTGGCTTTGTATGGGTTGACGGATGAAATGCCACGAGAGCATTGGATAGCCGTTCCTCATTCTACGACGGCACCAAAACGAGATCATACTCGTATTGTTAGAATGCGTGATATAGAAACAGGTAAAATACTGTACCCAATAGGGCAGGAAACAGTTGTCATTTTTGACAGAGAAAGAACGATAATCGACGCTTTTCGCTATCTCAGTAAAGAAATTGCCATTAAAGCGCTTAAAGCAGCTGCGAGTGGTAGAGCGACAAAAAAATTGGATATTAAAAAGCTTCAGCAGTATGCGAGACAATTTGGACTTAATCTTGAGCCTTATATTTTGACGGTGACAACATGA
- a CDS encoding efflux RND transporter periplasmic adaptor subunit has product MNTNKLLIAGFILISLILGVFIGRYLLVPGIAQKQPLYWIDPMEPQVHYSRPGKSHMGMDLVPVFSDESKDIKETGISISPTVVNNLGVRTALVVEGPFSRHIETVGYVTPNENEISHIHTYANGWIKKLFVKAVGDVVNDHQVVMQLYSPQMINAQEEFLIALDSGNKSLIDASYKKLQTYHIPEEQIQQLKVKHKANQLINIYSHQGGVVVDLNVREGMYVTPDTEMMNIVDLSNVWIIAEVFEEEADSVQIGGSAVAKLPAFPGTSWKGQVQYIYPQVDPTTRTLKVRFLFANPNTQLKPNMYATVSIHVNSKPKVISIPIEALIRSSKEDRVIVSLGQGRFQVRQVRVGIESDGRIEVLSGLKVGERVVTSGQFLLDSESNLRADLERLNSKNEAKSQQENIIQGRGEIQSIELTKGVITLSHEAIAELGWPAMSMDFIVSKEIHLQHFKVKDKVLFSLKKEGQQFVIVNMSKMN; this is encoded by the coding sequence ATGAATACAAATAAATTGCTTATTGCTGGATTCATTTTAATTTCACTAATCCTTGGAGTATTTATCGGGCGATATTTACTCGTACCTGGTATAGCTCAAAAACAACCTTTGTATTGGATTGATCCTATGGAGCCGCAAGTTCACTATTCAAGGCCAGGTAAATCGCATATGGGAATGGATCTTGTACCTGTCTTTAGCGATGAAAGTAAAGATATAAAGGAAACAGGAATTAGTATTTCGCCAACAGTGGTCAACAATTTAGGAGTCAGGACTGCTCTGGTTGTGGAGGGTCCATTTAGCAGGCACATTGAAACTGTGGGCTACGTGACACCTAATGAGAATGAAATCAGTCACATTCACACTTACGCCAATGGGTGGATTAAAAAATTGTTTGTTAAAGCCGTTGGGGATGTGGTTAATGATCACCAAGTCGTGATGCAATTATACTCTCCTCAAATGATTAATGCTCAGGAAGAATTTTTAATCGCTTTAGACAGTGGCAATAAGTCTCTTATTGATGCTTCTTATAAAAAATTACAGACCTATCATATTCCTGAAGAGCAAATTCAACAATTAAAAGTCAAGCATAAGGCCAATCAATTGATTAATATCTATTCGCATCAAGGAGGTGTGGTTGTAGACCTGAATGTCAGAGAAGGCATGTATGTGACCCCTGATACGGAGATGATGAATATAGTTGATCTGTCTAATGTGTGGATTATTGCGGAGGTTTTTGAGGAGGAAGCTGATAGTGTGCAGATAGGAGGAAGTGCAGTAGCAAAACTGCCAGCATTTCCAGGAACATCATGGAAAGGTCAAGTACAATACATTTATCCTCAAGTTGACCCAACAACTCGAACGCTTAAAGTACGCTTTCTTTTTGCTAATCCAAACACCCAATTAAAGCCTAATATGTACGCTACTGTATCAATACATGTTAATTCAAAACCTAAAGTTATTAGTATTCCTATTGAAGCACTAATTCGCAGCTCTAAAGAGGATCGCGTAATTGTTTCTTTAGGGCAAGGACGATTTCAGGTTCGTCAGGTAAGGGTGGGAATCGAATCAGATGGACGTATTGAAGTGTTATCTGGACTTAAAGTAGGTGAGCGTGTTGTTACCTCAGGACAATTTTTACTTGATTCAGAAAGTAATTTGCGAGCAGATTTGGAACGTCTTAACAGTAAAAATGAGGCAAAATCTCAACAAGAAAATATAATTCAAGGACGAGGGGAGATTCAATCTATAGAACTTACCAAAGGAGTGATTACCTTGAGTCACGAAGCCATCGCTGAATTGGGGTGGCCTGCGATGAGTATGGATTTTATAGTCAGTAAAGAAATTCATCTACAACACTTTAAAGTTAAGGATAAAGTGCTCTTTTCTCTTAAAAAAGAGGGACAACAATTTGTCATTGTTAACATGAGCAAAATGAACTAG
- a CDS encoding efflux RND transporter permease subunit encodes MIAGIIRWSINNRFLVLLTTGLILLFSSYIIKNTPVDAIPDLSDVQVIIKTDYLGQAPQVVEDQVTYPLTTAMLAVPGALTVRGESGFGVSYVYVIFKDGTDLYWARSRVLEYLSQISNRLPTGAQTALGPDATGVGWVYEYALVDKTGQHDLAQLTSLQNWFLKYELQKVPGVSEVATAGGMVKQYQIILDPNRLRAFGLTLEQVKKAIQQGNRESGGSAIEMGEAEYMIRSKGYIQSIKDIEAIPVGLGKKGIPILLKDVAFVQLGPQMRRGLTELNGEGEVVGGIIVMRQGQNAMNTIAEVKKKLAQLKSSLPKGVEFVTTYDRSSLIMRAIHTLYDKLIEEFIVVSLICIVFLFHFRSSLIIIVSLPIGILIAFSVMYLQGINANIMSLGGIAIAIGAMVDAAIVMIENAHKHLEQQSNTDNQTRWQIIEKAALEVGPPLFFSLLIITFSFLPVFTLQAQEGRLFTPLAYTKTYAMAASALLSITLVPVLMGYLIRGKIKKEEENPLNRLLAAVYRPAIHAVLERPKTILAIAFLVLLVGFWPINRLGGEFMPDLDEGDLLYMPTTFPGISIGKAQELLQQTDKLIRSVPEVDTVLGKIGRAETATDPAPLSMVETIIQFKPKTAWRAGMTLEKIKEELKNRLELPGLSNAWVMPIRTRIDMLATGIKTPVGIKIAGPDLNTIQKLGEQVEYILKTIPGTASVFAERVSSSRYVTIDINRLKAARYGLNIADVQELIETAVGGLNVSQTVEGRERYPINLRYPRDIRDSLQKLRMLPIVTATGATIPLSEIARVDVTEGPDMIRSENARLNGWIYVDITGTDLTSYVNEAQVVLANKLKLPAGYSLSFAGQYEYLERAKERLQLVAPVTLFIIALLLYLNFRRMAEVLIILATLPFALIGGVWLLYLLGYHLSVAVGVGFIALAGVAAETAVVMLVFLNQALRRHEELAAQEQRQFSIKDLHEAVIEGALLRLRPKLMTVAAIIGGLLPIMMFGGTGSEVMRRIAAPMIGGMVSATILTLILIPAVYLLWQGYRFSKIID; translated from the coding sequence ATGATCGCAGGAATTATTCGTTGGTCCATCAATAATAGATTTTTGGTTCTTTTAACTACTGGACTGATTCTTTTGTTCAGCTCATATATTATTAAAAATACACCTGTGGACGCTATTCCAGATTTGTCTGATGTGCAAGTGATTATTAAAACAGATTATCTAGGTCAGGCACCGCAGGTGGTCGAAGATCAAGTAACCTATCCTTTAACAACGGCCATGCTTGCTGTTCCTGGCGCGCTCACGGTGCGTGGGGAGTCTGGTTTTGGGGTTTCTTATGTGTACGTTATCTTTAAAGACGGGACTGATTTATATTGGGCACGTTCTCGCGTTTTGGAATATTTAAGCCAAATTTCTAACCGCTTGCCTACCGGTGCACAAACAGCCTTGGGGCCAGACGCTACCGGGGTTGGTTGGGTATACGAATATGCATTGGTGGATAAAACAGGTCAACACGATTTAGCACAATTAACCAGTTTGCAAAACTGGTTTTTAAAATATGAATTACAAAAAGTGCCTGGTGTTTCTGAAGTCGCAACGGCTGGTGGGATGGTAAAACAGTATCAAATCATATTAGACCCTAATCGGTTGCGCGCTTTTGGATTAACTCTAGAACAAGTAAAAAAGGCAATTCAACAAGGTAATAGGGAATCGGGTGGTTCTGCAATTGAAATGGGCGAAGCTGAATACATGATTAGATCTAAAGGATACATTCAATCAATAAAAGACATTGAAGCAATACCTGTTGGTTTAGGAAAAAAAGGTATTCCCATTTTATTAAAAGATGTTGCTTTTGTGCAGTTAGGGCCACAAATGCGTCGAGGATTGACCGAATTAAATGGTGAAGGAGAGGTGGTCGGTGGCATTATTGTGATGCGCCAGGGGCAAAATGCCATGAATACTATTGCAGAGGTGAAGAAGAAACTTGCGCAATTGAAATCGAGTTTGCCCAAAGGGGTTGAGTTTGTTACGACTTATGATCGCTCAAGCCTTATCATGCGGGCTATCCACACGCTCTACGATAAATTAATTGAAGAATTTATCGTTGTTTCACTTATTTGCATTGTATTTTTATTTCATTTTCGCTCCTCTCTTATCATCATTGTGAGTTTGCCTATTGGTATTTTGATTGCCTTTTCTGTGATGTATTTACAAGGGATTAATGCCAATATCATGTCCTTAGGAGGAATTGCCATTGCAATTGGTGCAATGGTTGATGCGGCCATTGTCATGATCGAGAATGCCCATAAGCATTTAGAGCAACAAAGTAATACGGACAATCAAACACGTTGGCAGATTATTGAAAAAGCCGCGCTGGAAGTAGGGCCCCCTTTATTTTTCTCTTTACTGATTATCACTTTTAGTTTCTTACCGGTATTTACTTTGCAAGCACAAGAAGGGCGTTTATTTACTCCCCTTGCCTACACAAAAACATATGCCATGGCCGCATCTGCTCTCTTATCCATAACTTTAGTTCCTGTTTTAATGGGATATTTGATTCGTGGCAAGATCAAAAAAGAAGAAGAAAACCCCTTAAATAGGCTTTTAGCTGCAGTGTATCGTCCTGCGATTCATGCAGTTCTTGAACGGCCTAAAACTATTTTAGCAATCGCTTTTTTGGTGCTACTCGTAGGATTCTGGCCGATTAACCGTTTAGGCGGGGAGTTTATGCCGGATTTAGATGAAGGCGATTTGTTGTATATGCCGACAACCTTTCCAGGTATTTCTATTGGTAAGGCACAAGAATTATTGCAGCAAACCGATAAACTAATACGCAGCGTCCCTGAAGTGGATACTGTACTTGGTAAAATAGGGCGAGCAGAGACCGCAACTGACCCTGCTCCTTTGTCTATGGTTGAAACCATCATTCAATTTAAACCAAAAACGGCATGGCGAGCGGGTATGACCCTTGAAAAAATTAAGGAGGAGTTAAAGAATCGCTTGGAATTGCCAGGATTATCTAATGCTTGGGTGATGCCGATTAGAACACGTATTGATATGTTAGCCACTGGTATTAAAACCCCTGTGGGAATAAAGATTGCAGGGCCTGATTTAAATACCATTCAGAAGTTGGGAGAGCAAGTAGAGTATATTCTAAAAACAATTCCAGGTACGGCCTCAGTATTTGCTGAGCGAGTTTCCTCCAGTCGATATGTGACTATTGATATTAATCGACTAAAAGCAGCGCGATATGGATTAAATATTGCCGACGTGCAAGAACTTATAGAAACTGCGGTAGGGGGGCTCAACGTGTCGCAAACAGTGGAAGGGCGTGAACGGTATCCCATTAATTTACGTTATCCAAGAGATATTCGCGATTCATTACAAAAATTACGCATGCTACCTATTGTGACTGCTACCGGAGCAACGATACCGCTCAGTGAGATTGCACGTGTAGATGTTACAGAAGGGCCTGACATGATACGCAGCGAAAATGCCCGTTTAAATGGTTGGATTTATGTTGATATCACTGGAACAGATTTAACTTCCTATGTGAATGAGGCACAAGTAGTTTTAGCAAATAAACTTAAATTACCGGCAGGTTATTCATTAAGTTTCGCAGGGCAGTATGAATATTTGGAAAGAGCCAAGGAGCGCTTGCAACTGGTTGCACCAGTGACCCTGTTTATCATTGCTTTGTTACTTTATTTAAATTTTAGACGTATGGCCGAGGTCCTGATAATCCTTGCAACTTTGCCTTTTGCCCTAATTGGTGGGGTGTGGTTGCTGTACTTGTTGGGGTACCACTTATCTGTGGCTGTAGGTGTTGGATTTATTGCTCTTGCGGGGGTTGCAGCAGAAACAGCCGTAGTGATGCTTGTTTTTCTTAATCAAGCTTTAAGGCGTCATGAGGAGTTAGCAGCTCAGGAACAACGACAATTCAGTATCAAAGATCTGCATGAAGCAGTGATTGAAGGAGCGTTATTACGATTGCGCCCCAAACTGATGACTGTTGCTGCAATTATCGGTGGGTTATTACCAATTATGATGTTTGGAGGAACGGGATCTGAAGTCATGCGCCGGATTGCTGCGCCAATGATTGGAGGTATGGTTAGTGCGACCATACTGACTTTAATTCTTATTCCTGCTGTTTATTTATTATGGCAAGGATATCGATTTTCAAAAATCATTGACTAG
- the chrA gene encoding chromate efflux transporter, which translates to MIDRNKKNNTSTLSEIFLIFLKLGCISFGGPIAHLGYFREEFVNRLKWLSDQAYADLVALCQFLPGPVSSQVGMALGLSRGGISGAIVAWLGFTLPSALIMILFGLILLNAGVHDNLPWLHGLKVVAVAVVAQALWGMSSTLCPDKTRASLAVLACIGASLIPNAASQILIILLGGIFGLFFLSSDKALPTSELTFQLKKRSGISVLLLFFILLTLLPLLSLYTRSYPLQLFDAFYRVGALVFGGGHVVLPLLQAKVVPTGWVDNSLFLAGYGAAQTLPGPLFTFAAFLGAVSTNTPNEWLGGIIALFAIFLPSFLLIIGVLPLWENLRQHPSMQRAILGVNASVVGLLLAAFYQPVWTSAIFSLNDYLLAMMAFLLLQFWRVQTWIVVFLCALVTGLGWH; encoded by the coding sequence TTGATTGACCGTAATAAAAAGAATAATACCTCTACGTTATCAGAAATTTTCTTGATTTTTTTAAAACTGGGATGTATCAGCTTTGGTGGGCCTATTGCTCATCTCGGTTATTTCCGTGAGGAGTTTGTCAATCGGCTTAAATGGTTAAGCGATCAAGCATATGCTGACTTAGTCGCATTGTGTCAGTTTTTGCCTGGGCCTGTTAGCAGTCAAGTTGGAATGGCTCTTGGTTTGTCACGTGGAGGGATTAGCGGTGCAATAGTAGCGTGGCTTGGATTTACCCTACCTTCCGCGTTGATAATGATATTATTTGGACTTATCCTTCTCAATGCAGGGGTTCATGATAACCTGCCCTGGCTACATGGATTGAAAGTTGTTGCAGTGGCTGTTGTTGCCCAAGCCCTATGGGGAATGAGTAGTACCTTATGCCCAGATAAAACAAGAGCAAGTCTTGCAGTGTTAGCTTGTATTGGAGCGAGTTTAATACCTAACGCAGCGAGTCAGATTTTGATCATATTGTTAGGCGGTATTTTTGGCCTGTTCTTTCTTTCATCAGACAAAGCGCTCCCTACCAGTGAATTAACTTTTCAGCTTAAAAAACGCTCAGGCATTAGTGTTTTACTTTTATTTTTTATCTTATTGACGCTATTACCTCTACTGTCTCTTTATACTAGGAGTTATCCGTTACAGCTATTTGATGCCTTCTATCGCGTTGGTGCTTTGGTTTTTGGTGGTGGTCATGTCGTTTTGCCTTTACTTCAGGCAAAAGTAGTTCCGACTGGATGGGTTGATAATTCTCTTTTTCTTGCTGGATATGGAGCCGCACAAACGCTTCCTGGGCCATTATTTACTTTTGCAGCATTTCTTGGTGCAGTATCAACGAATACCCCGAATGAATGGCTTGGAGGAATCATTGCATTATTTGCAATTTTTCTACCTTCATTTTTATTAATTATAGGAGTATTGCCGTTGTGGGAAAATCTACGGCAGCACCCATCGATGCAGCGGGCTATATTGGGGGTTAATGCATCAGTTGTTGGCTTATTATTGGCGGCGTTTTATCAACCGGTTTGGACAAGCGCCATTTTTTCATTAAATGATTATTTACTAGCGATGATGGCGTTTTTATTGTTGCAATTTTGGCGTGTTCAAACATGGATCGTTGTATTCTTATGCGCTTTAGTCACTGGGTTGGGATGGCATTAA
- a CDS encoding DUF2779 domain-containing protein, with translation MAMLLTKSKFKMALECPTKLWYYDRPDEYINKQDEDSFLKALAEGGAQVEALAKCYFPEGISIEASSTKEALDKTQELIQRDSITIFEASFQYQNYYMRADILQKRPGHIKIIEVKAKSISKEKEAKMTTKKWRPYIADIAFQKWVLEQLYPSFSISSYLMLVDSDAICPTDGLNQKFLVQRDSNGKAIVALTSQLSDEDLSIKILKEVNVDHHIELFWQEKNDEGQTVKDQFQHFCKIYSSGQKFPPKAKGECGDCQFNTNESDKLSSGFKECWSESLGYKEADFNEPTILTLWDCRDKPKYFQQGLIKLKDIDKTEFKITESDKPGISRTERQWLQIEKVKTQDNSVWIDKENLKTEMDSWRYPFHFIDFETAMLPIPFNKGSHPYQGIAFQFSHHTLNENGQVSHVGQYLNSEPGVDPSIEFARHLKKELENDDGTIFRYSNHENTYLNSILERLEQMIEPPNDKEDLCSFIRSITKSPSDSKVKWEGPRCMVDILELVKRFYYDPLTNGSNSIKQVFPAILNRSDFLQEKYSQPIYGAVNEIQSHNFINQCWIVKENNRIKDPYHLLPPINKDISDEDAQLLFDIEDLKEGGAATIAYAKLQFTNMSDFERDELRNALLRYCELDTLAMVMIVEAWLDMLQS, from the coding sequence ATGGCAATGCTACTAACTAAATCAAAGTTTAAGATGGCTTTAGAATGCCCAACAAAGCTCTGGTATTATGATCGACCTGATGAATATATAAACAAACAGGATGAAGACTCATTCCTAAAAGCATTGGCTGAAGGAGGAGCCCAAGTAGAAGCCTTGGCAAAATGTTATTTTCCAGAAGGTATATCAATTGAGGCCTCCAGTACAAAGGAGGCACTAGACAAAACTCAAGAGTTAATTCAAAGGGATTCAATAACTATATTTGAAGCCTCCTTTCAATATCAAAATTATTACATGCGTGCTGATATCCTGCAGAAAAGACCAGGGCATATCAAAATAATCGAAGTTAAAGCAAAATCAATCAGCAAAGAAAAAGAAGCCAAAATGACAACTAAGAAATGGCGTCCATATATTGCTGATATCGCTTTTCAAAAATGGGTGCTTGAGCAGTTATATCCATCCTTCAGCATAAGTAGTTATTTAATGCTTGTCGATTCCGATGCTATTTGTCCGACTGACGGCTTAAATCAAAAGTTTCTAGTTCAAAGGGATAGCAATGGTAAAGCTATTGTCGCATTAACATCACAATTATCTGACGAAGATTTATCGATAAAAATCCTAAAAGAAGTAAATGTTGACCATCATATCGAATTATTTTGGCAAGAAAAAAATGACGAAGGACAAACAGTAAAAGACCAGTTTCAACATTTCTGCAAAATCTATTCCAGTGGACAGAAGTTCCCACCTAAAGCAAAAGGCGAATGTGGTGATTGCCAGTTTAATACAAATGAATCAGACAAACTTTCATCTGGTTTTAAAGAATGTTGGAGTGAGTCATTAGGGTACAAAGAAGCGGATTTTAATGAGCCGACCATTCTCACTTTATGGGATTGCCGAGACAAACCGAAATACTTTCAGCAAGGGCTGATCAAGCTAAAAGACATTGACAAAACAGAATTCAAAATTACCGAATCAGATAAACCTGGTATTTCCAGGACAGAAAGGCAATGGCTTCAGATAGAAAAAGTTAAAACTCAAGATAATAGTGTCTGGATTGATAAAGAAAACCTAAAAACGGAGATGGACTCATGGCGATATCCCTTCCACTTTATAGACTTTGAAACAGCTATGCTGCCAATTCCTTTTAATAAGGGTTCGCACCCTTATCAAGGTATCGCCTTTCAATTCTCACATCATACACTTAATGAAAATGGTCAAGTTTCTCATGTTGGTCAGTATCTGAATTCTGAGCCTGGAGTTGATCCAAGCATCGAATTTGCTCGCCATCTAAAAAAGGAATTAGAAAATGATGATGGGACAATATTTCGATATAGTAACCATGAAAACACCTATCTCAACTCTATTCTTGAACGACTAGAACAAATGATTGAACCTCCTAATGATAAAGAAGATTTATGCTCTTTTATACGCTCCATCACAAAGTCACCATCTGATAGCAAGGTAAAATGGGAAGGACCGCGTTGTATGGTTGATATTTTGGAATTAGTTAAACGTTTTTATTATGATCCTCTAACCAATGGTTCTAATTCAATTAAACAAGTATTTCCTGCTATTTTAAATCGATCAGATTTTCTACAAGAAAAATATAGCCAACCAATCTATGGAGCTGTAAATGAAATTCAAAGCCATAACTTTATAAATCAATGCTGGATAGTTAAAGAAAATAATCGAATAAAAGACCCCTATCATTTGTTACCACCAATTAATAAGGATATCTCTGATGAAGATGCTCAACTTTTATTTGATATTGAAGACTTAAAAGAAGGTGGTGCCGCAACAATAGCTTATGCAAAATTACAGTTTACAAATATGAGTGATTTTGAACGAGATGAACTTAGAAATGCTTTATTGAGATACTGCGAATTAGATACATTAGCCATGGTTATGATCGTTGAGGCATGGCTGGATATGCTTCAATCTTAA
- a CDS encoding TolC family protein, whose product MIKKHIVLCLLCFYSFAQAKTLSIGEAEHLALNLSPEIKQFRAKAHGLMEQSIADGQLSDPQLMAGVINVPTNTFSFTQDEMTMLAVGVQQQLPRGRSLTFKSRQTQALATAEKRKAKEQIALLLRSLRETWLDLYYWNQVLHIIHDNQKIYRNLLKVSESQYSAGKGNQSDVLQVQVELSRLANQALQIEQQIDLLRAQLGRFIGQEQAQRNLSESLPSWLKPPSRFVLQQRLKKHPLILIDGATIDAARQEVALAKEQYKPSWLLGASYGYRQGQMSDGMPRSDMLTAQVTVDLPLFPGKRQDRQYQASVYKLHASHMDRVIHYRDLLKELQAQYAIWEKLSQRERIYQRQLIPEAKQNAKASLLAYQNASVEMNTVLRAYSNELDIRQEQLQVMIEKMKARVILLYLEGLTS is encoded by the coding sequence ATGATTAAAAAACATATTGTACTTTGTTTGCTTTGTTTTTACTCCTTTGCTCAGGCCAAAACCTTGAGCATTGGTGAAGCGGAACATTTGGCACTGAATTTGTCACCAGAAATCAAACAGTTTAGGGCAAAAGCGCATGGTTTGATGGAGCAATCGATTGCCGATGGACAACTGTCAGATCCGCAATTAATGGCGGGTGTTATTAATGTGCCAACCAATACCTTCAGTTTTACGCAAGATGAAATGACTATGTTGGCAGTGGGAGTACAGCAACAGTTACCACGAGGACGTTCATTGACGTTTAAATCCAGACAAACACAAGCTCTTGCTACTGCAGAGAAAAGAAAAGCAAAGGAGCAAATAGCTCTTTTGCTGCGTAGTTTGCGTGAAACCTGGCTTGATCTGTATTATTGGAATCAAGTGTTACATATTATCCATGACAATCAAAAAATCTATCGTAACTTACTCAAAGTCAGTGAGTCCCAATACAGTGCTGGAAAAGGCAATCAATCCGATGTATTACAGGTACAAGTTGAATTATCTCGCCTGGCTAATCAAGCATTGCAAATCGAACAACAAATTGATTTATTACGAGCTCAGTTGGGGCGCTTCATTGGACAAGAACAAGCGCAACGCAATTTATCGGAATCGTTACCTTCCTGGCTAAAACCGCCTTCACGCTTTGTTTTACAACAGCGTTTAAAAAAACATCCTTTAATATTGATTGATGGGGCAACTATTGATGCTGCACGTCAAGAGGTTGCTTTAGCCAAAGAGCAATATAAGCCAAGCTGGTTATTAGGTGCTAGCTATGGTTATCGTCAGGGGCAGATGTCCGATGGTATGCCGCGCTCAGATATGTTAACTGCCCAGGTTACAGTAGATTTGCCTCTTTTTCCTGGTAAACGCCAAGACAGGCAATACCAGGCAAGTGTTTATAAATTACATGCTTCTCATATGGATCGCGTGATTCATTATCGAGATTTACTAAAAGAGCTTCAAGCGCAGTATGCTATTTGGGAAAAATTGTCACAAAGAGAGCGTATTTATCAGCGGCAATTAATCCCTGAAGCAAAGCAAAATGCAAAGGCTTCCTTGCTGGCTTATCAAAATGCCAGTGTTGAGATGAACACTGTATTGCGTGCTTACAGTAATGAATTGGATATTCGGCAAGAGCAATTACAAGTGATGATTGAGAAAATGAAAGCTCGTGTGATCTTGCTGTATTTAGAAGGATTAACCTCATGA
- a CDS encoding nucleotidyl transferase AbiEii/AbiGii toxin family protein: protein MNEQALKARLKHIGKEKGKSFNEVWKLLVLERFLARLSRSKYSDKFIFKGGLLLSYYLTIGRETIDIDLLARRLNAEKSNVELIMQEICVLNLDDGFRMQFINLDDLDHQHMNYPGFQIGIAVQFGVMSDKFFVDIGVGDVVDPVLLEWPSFNYKEKPLFEDPISLEVYPVETIFAEKLETLISRGAANSRMKDYHDLLLLCRESKLIDKVRLKDNIIETFQNRGTLFSLPVQFQPDELERMQLLWSGHLRV, encoded by the coding sequence ATGAATGAACAAGCCTTAAAAGCACGCTTAAAACATATTGGTAAAGAAAAAGGTAAGAGTTTTAATGAAGTCTGGAAGCTATTAGTTCTAGAGCGATTTTTAGCAAGACTTTCTCGTTCAAAATATTCTGATAAATTCATATTCAAAGGCGGTTTGCTATTATCCTATTACTTGACTATTGGCAGAGAAACCATTGATATTGATCTATTAGCTAGGCGGCTAAATGCAGAAAAATCCAATGTAGAATTAATCATGCAAGAAATCTGTGTACTCAATCTGGATGATGGGTTTCGGATGCAATTCATCAATCTTGATGATTTAGATCACCAACATATGAATTACCCTGGGTTTCAAATAGGAATTGCCGTTCAATTTGGAGTGATGAGCGATAAATTTTTTGTGGACATTGGTGTGGGTGATGTTGTTGATCCAGTATTACTAGAGTGGCCATCCTTTAATTACAAAGAAAAACCATTGTTTGAAGATCCTATCTCGCTGGAAGTATATCCAGTTGAAACTATTTTTGCCGAAAAACTGGAAACTCTCATTTCTCGTGGGGCAGCCAACAGCCGTATGAAAGACTACCATGATTTACTATTATTATGTCGAGAGAGTAAGCTCATTGATAAAGTCCGATTAAAAGATAATATCATCGAAACATTTCAAAATCGGGGAACATTATTTTCTCTTCCAGTGCAATTTCAGCCCGATGAATTGGAACGGATGCAGCTTCTTTGGTCTGGGCATTTACGTGTTTAG